The sequence GGTTTCGTTGTCAGTAACAGGAGACTCTATATCTATTCTTCCCTCGTGTTCCTGAATGATGCCGTAGGAGACTGAAAGACCAAGACCGGTACCTTTGCCAACGGGTTTGGTCGTGAAGAATGGGTCAAAAATAGAGGAAAGAATTTTTTCAGGTATACCGTGTCCGGTATCCATGACTGTTGCTATAACTTCTCTGCTGTCTTCACTGTTACGGGTCCTGATGTAGAGTTCACCACTCCCCTGGTCTTCCATTGCATGATGAGCATTATTGATAAAATTAATGAAAACCTGACGTAACTTTTCAGTGTCTCCGATGACACTGTTCAGGTTGGGGCTCAAATTTCTGTGGACCGTAATATGATCAATATTCAGTGAGTGTTCAGTTACGGCAAGTACATCGGTTACTATTTCATTGATGGAAATAATGTCCTTAGAGCTTTCTCCCTGTCTTGCAAATTTCAGAAGGTCGGCTACAATTTTCCGGCACGTTTTTGTTTGACGTCCTATGACTTCCAGGCTTTCTCCTTCTTCGGTGTCTGGAGGAAAATCGTCCATCAGCAGTTGGGAATAGCCGAGTATGACGCCGAGAGGTGTGTTTATTTCGTGGGCAACTCCCGCCGCCATCTGACCGATCGAAGCCATTTTTTCACTGGATGCCAGCTGGGCCATCATCGTCTTAACACGGGTAAGATCCTTGGCTATTCCTTCACAGCCAGTGAATTCACCGGCATCATTATGGATAGCGTTGGCAGAGAGAAGAACGTAGATGATACTGTCATCGGCTTTTTTGAATTCAACCTCAAGATCTTCGACAAAGCCACGAGTGAGAATTTCTTCAAAGTAGTTATCAAGATCGTCTTCATGAGAAAATATGTCCCATAGATTCAATGATGGCGGATCATTGAATGGGTATCCAAGCATTTCAAGACCCGATGCATTCATATTGACCAGCCTGTTGTCTGAATCACAAAAATAAATCATGTCCTTTGAGTTGATGAAAAAGTTTCTGAATTTTTTCTCAGAGGCAGAGAGCTCTTTGGTACGGCTTTCGACCATTTCTTCAAGGTGACTATTCATCTCGTGGAGTTTCACTCCCGCCTGCTGAAGTTCACTATTGGCGGTTTTGAGACTTCTAGCCTTTTCCTCAATGGCACGATATCCTTCTATTCCTTTATGGTAATAGATGGTAACTGCCGCGAGAGAAGTCATAAGAAGTGTATTGAACCCTCCGGCCAGTGGAGCGAGAGTTCTCCACTGGTCATCGTTTCCGCTGATAAGTAAAACCTGTTTGACAAGATGTCCCATCGCTCTTGATACGGCAAATGCGGACAGTGTCATGCAGAAATAGAACAAGAACCCCCAGAGAAAGTTGTCCGGTTGTTCTTTTGTTAAAAGAAAAGCGTAGCGTAGGGAAAGAAATGAAAAAATAATTATGATAACGGAGCCGATCATGTCTGTGAAGTCGGCTGGAAACATGCTGAGACTACTCATGTCTTCACCTTATCGCGGATTCCGAGGTAGAGAGAACGGAGACAGAGGTACAGACAGAACATCGCAGGAACGCTAAAAAGATGATCAAGTTTTGTGAAATAATATATCAGTTTCGTTGCGGTGATTGGGCCCGTAATTTTTGTAGACAAGTATCCGTTGTCTCGGGCAATGTCAGTTACCTCGATATGTTCGCTCATCCAGTGCCCGGTAAATGCAACGATATTCCAGAAAATCATGAAGATGCAGAACATCTGGAGGAAGCGCCATCCTTTGCTGGGAAATGAACTTCTGCGAATATCCCAGAAGAGGTAGCAGAGCGCGGCAAGAAAAAAGATGTGGGCCAGCTGATGCACATATATCCCTTCAGGGGCAGCATGGGATTGGAGTGCCTGGGCTTGATTCGGAAAAATAAGAAATACTGTAAGGAGGAACAAACAGAATATCTTGTGTATTTTCCTGGAATGAATCATTTGACTCCTGTGCAACAATTTAGAGGCAGTATGGAGGAGCTGTTCTTGGCAGCAATGTCGTCTGGCCCATTGGCCAATACAGGATGAACAGTATTGTTTTCTGCAGCATCTATTTCAATTGCTGGCCCACATCTGTAGGAAGTGTTGCACATGTGATGCCAGAAATGAAATTCAATATGACAAAATAG comes from Desulfocapsa sulfexigens DSM 10523 and encodes:
- a CDS encoding two-component system sensor histidine kinase NtrB, with the protein product MSSLSMFPADFTDMIGSVIIIIFSFLSLRYAFLLTKEQPDNFLWGFLFYFCMTLSAFAVSRAMGHLVKQVLLISGNDDQWRTLAPLAGGFNTLLMTSLAAVTIYYHKGIEGYRAIEEKARSLKTANSELQQAGVKLHEMNSHLEEMVESRTKELSASEKKFRNFFINSKDMIYFCDSDNRLVNMNASGLEMLGYPFNDPPSLNLWDIFSHEDDLDNYFEEILTRGFVEDLEVEFKKADDSIIYVLLSANAIHNDAGEFTGCEGIAKDLTRVKTMMAQLASSEKMASIGQMAAGVAHEINTPLGVILGYSQLLMDDFPPDTEEGESLEVIGRQTKTCRKIVADLLKFARQGESSKDIISINEIVTDVLAVTEHSLNIDHITVHRNLSPNLNSVIGDTEKLRQVFINFINNAHHAMEDQGSGELYIRTRNSEDSREVIATVMDTGHGIPEKILSSIFDPFFTTKPVGKGTGLGLSVSYGIIQEHEGRIDIESPVTDNETGKSPGGTAFHVTLPAISDERDSDTLKPKNQ